A portion of the Chthonomonadales bacterium genome contains these proteins:
- a CDS encoding DegT/DnrJ/EryC1/StrS family aminotransferase, whose protein sequence is MIPILDLRIQYQRLKPEIDAAMQASAADAHYILGPNVKALEAAVAEYCQCQHGVGVGNCTDALHLALRALRIGPGDEVITSPFTFVATTEAIGIVGATPVFVDILPATFNMDPGHLEAAITSRTKAILPVHLYGQPCDMGPVMATARKHGLAVVEDCAQAIGATYHGRKCGSFGDVGCLSFFPSKNLGCFGDGGMAVSNDAETAGRVEMLRRHGGKVKYHHTELGLNSRLDDLQAAILRVKLPRLDEWTEARRAHARRYDALLGDVPGVVVPCEIPDVRAVYHQYTIRVRDRDGVQARLKELGVQTMVYYPVPLHLQEVHAHLGLRRGAFPHAEEAADTCLSLPMFPEMTEAQQDAVVEALGKAVAA, encoded by the coding sequence ATGATACCGATACTGGACCTGCGGATACAGTACCAGCGTCTGAAGCCCGAGATCGACGCGGCGATGCAGGCGTCGGCGGCCGACGCCCACTACATTCTAGGGCCCAACGTCAAGGCCCTGGAGGCCGCGGTGGCCGAGTACTGCCAGTGCCAGCACGGCGTCGGGGTGGGCAACTGCACCGACGCCCTCCACCTGGCGCTGCGCGCCTTGCGCATCGGCCCCGGCGACGAGGTGATCACGAGCCCATTCACCTTCGTGGCGACCACGGAGGCGATCGGCATCGTCGGCGCCACGCCCGTGTTCGTCGACATCCTACCCGCCACGTTCAACATGGACCCCGGCCATCTGGAGGCCGCCATCACCTCGCGCACGAAGGCGATACTGCCGGTGCACCTCTACGGGCAGCCCTGCGACATGGGCCCGGTCATGGCGACGGCGCGCAAGCACGGGCTTGCCGTGGTGGAGGATTGCGCCCAGGCCATCGGCGCCACCTATCACGGCCGCAAATGCGGCTCGTTCGGCGACGTCGGCTGCCTGAGCTTCTTCCCGAGCAAGAACCTGGGCTGCTTCGGCGACGGGGGCATGGCGGTGTCCAACGACGCGGAGACCGCCGGGCGCGTCGAGATGCTGCGGCGCCACGGCGGAAAGGTGAAGTACCACCACACCGAGCTCGGGCTCAACAGTCGTCTTGACGACCTGCAGGCCGCCATCCTGCGGGTCAAGCTGCCGCGCCTGGACGAGTGGACCGAGGCGCGTCGGGCGCACGCGCGCCGCTACGACGCGCTGCTCGGCGACGTGCCTGGCGTCGTCGTCCCCTGTGAGATTCCGGACGTGCGGGCCGTCTACCACCAGTACACCATCCGCGTGCGCGACCGCGACGGCGTTCAGGCGCGCCTGAAGGAGCTCGGGGTTCAGACGATGGTGTACTACCCCGTGCCGCTGCACCTGCAGGAGGTGCACGCGCATCTGGGGCTCCGCCGCGGCGCCTTCCCGCACGCGGAGGAGGCCGCCGACACCTGCCTGAGCCTGCCGATGTTTCCGGAGATGACCGAGGCGCAGCAGGACGCGGTGGTCGAGGCGCTCGGCAAGGCCGTGGCGGCCTGA
- a CDS encoding zinc-binding dehydrogenase, giving the protein MSRAAVIPGPGVPIEVREYADPEPAHGAVVLRALAAEVCGTDVHLWHGRLSGVPYPLIPGHISVGEVEAVGGAVCDVDGDPVSPGDVVTFLDVHETCHNCWYCLVAKQTNRCPNRRVYGITYGADEGLLGGWSERIYLKPGVKIVRLREPVTPDLWIAAGCGLPTALHAVDLAGVRLGDRVLVQGAGPVGLSACALAAASGAGWVGVMDYSESRLHAARRMGADRCFYPNEAGMRAVRAGTGGRGADVVIEASGSPAALPIGCDVARDGGRYVVVGQYTDNGDVPINPHRHLNRKHLEVRGCWGSDLSHVWRGMEVLARLSGRYPWESLVTRRYGLAEAGQALRDVETRRVVKAIILPNG; this is encoded by the coding sequence ATGAGCCGCGCCGCCGTCATTCCCGGCCCCGGCGTGCCGATCGAGGTGCGCGAGTACGCGGATCCCGAGCCGGCTCACGGGGCCGTCGTTCTTCGCGCCCTGGCCGCCGAGGTGTGCGGCACCGACGTGCACCTCTGGCACGGCCGCCTTTCTGGCGTGCCCTATCCGCTCATCCCCGGGCACATCAGCGTGGGCGAGGTGGAGGCTGTGGGCGGCGCCGTATGCGACGTGGACGGGGATCCGGTGAGCCCCGGCGACGTCGTGACGTTCCTCGACGTGCACGAGACGTGCCACAACTGCTGGTACTGCCTGGTGGCGAAACAGACGAACCGCTGCCCGAATCGGCGGGTCTACGGCATCACGTACGGCGCGGACGAGGGGCTACTGGGGGGCTGGAGCGAGCGGATCTACCTGAAGCCGGGCGTGAAGATCGTGCGGCTGCGCGAGCCGGTGACGCCGGATCTCTGGATCGCGGCGGGCTGCGGCCTGCCAACGGCGCTGCACGCGGTGGACCTGGCCGGCGTCCGGTTGGGCGACCGCGTGCTGGTGCAGGGCGCGGGGCCGGTGGGGCTCAGCGCCTGCGCGCTGGCGGCCGCCAGTGGGGCCGGCTGGGTGGGGGTGATGGACTACTCGGAGAGCCGCCTGCACGCCGCCCGCCGGATGGGAGCCGACCGCTGCTTCTACCCCAACGAGGCCGGCATGCGCGCCGTGCGCGCCGGCACGGGCGGGCGCGGCGCCGACGTGGTAATCGAGGCGAGCGGCAGCCCCGCCGCCCTCCCGATCGGCTGCGACGTGGCCCGTGACGGCGGGCGATACGTGGTGGTGGGTCAGTATACCGACAACGGCGACGTGCCCATCAACCCGCACCGACACCTCAATCGCAAGCACCTGGAGGTGCGCGGCTGCTGGGGCTCCGACCTGAGCCACGTGTGGCGCGGCATGGAGGTGCTGGCGCGGCTCTCTGGGCGCTACCCCTGGGAGAGTCTGGTCACCCGCCGCTACGGCCTGGCCGAGGCCGGGCAGGCCCTCCGCGACGTGGAGACCCGCCGCGTGGTCAAGGCGATCATCCTGCCGAACGGGTAG
- a CDS encoding exonuclease SbcCD subunit D translates to MKTSFVHIADVHLGNRQYGLDERFDDFGRAFADAVDRAIDRRVRFVLIAGDLFHRRAVEPLALRQALHALKRLREAAIPVIAVDGNHDRALSADAYPWTRFLSDEGYLTLLDAIQPGQGVRYAPWDPETGIGSWVDVEGVRVVGQQYLGASAGAACAGMAAQMAEAGRRAAYVVFLCHAGLEGVIPSYPGCLPYEALTPLRQHVDYVALGHIHRRYARDGWVYNPGSLEVCGFDEADAEHGFHVVDVDTASPERHRVLYEPAKRRPFVRLRLDVGGCDSPAEVDRAVERAAAAAARADGGASPVAEVALTGQLRFRAAELDLRALEAVARQALGALHVEMRCHAAIPGVDPDEYREFSRDELETAVLTALFGRDERRRANASRWADLARGVKDLALADASPEAIAETVERAACGLRAAHTAAAAEQAPC, encoded by the coding sequence ATGAAGACCTCCTTCGTCCACATCGCCGACGTGCACCTCGGCAACCGGCAGTACGGTCTCGACGAGCGGTTCGACGACTTTGGCAGGGCCTTCGCCGACGCCGTGGACCGCGCCATCGACCGCCGCGTCCGCTTCGTTCTGATCGCTGGCGACCTCTTCCACAGGCGGGCCGTGGAGCCGCTCGCGCTGCGTCAGGCGCTGCACGCCCTTAAGCGCCTTCGCGAGGCCGCGATCCCGGTCATTGCGGTCGACGGCAACCATGACCGCGCGCTCTCCGCCGACGCGTATCCCTGGACGCGCTTCCTGAGCGACGAGGGGTATCTCACGCTGCTCGACGCCATCCAGCCTGGTCAGGGAGTGCGCTACGCGCCCTGGGACCCCGAGACGGGCATCGGCTCATGGGTCGATGTGGAGGGCGTCCGCGTGGTGGGCCAGCAGTACCTGGGCGCCTCGGCCGGCGCGGCGTGCGCGGGCATGGCCGCGCAGATGGCCGAGGCCGGCCGCCGGGCCGCGTACGTCGTCTTCCTGTGCCATGCGGGCCTGGAGGGCGTCATACCCAGCTACCCCGGCTGCCTCCCCTACGAGGCGCTCACGCCGCTGCGGCAGCACGTCGACTACGTGGCGCTCGGCCATATCCATCGCCGCTACGCCCGCGACGGTTGGGTCTACAACCCCGGCTCGCTGGAGGTCTGCGGGTTCGATGAGGCGGACGCGGAGCACGGTTTCCACGTGGTTGATGTCGACACGGCTTCGCCGGAGCGTCATCGGGTCCTGTATGAACCCGCGAAGCGTCGGCCGTTCGTGCGGCTGCGGCTGGACGTGGGCGGCTGCGACTCGCCCGCCGAGGTGGACCGGGCCGTGGAGCGGGCGGCGGCCGCCGCCGCTCGGGCCGATGGCGGCGCGTCGCCGGTGGCCGAGGTGGCGCTCACCGGTCAACTGCGCTTTCGCGCGGCCGAACTCGACCTGCGCGCTCTGGAGGCCGTCGCGCGGCAGGCGCTGGGCGCGCTGCACGTGGAGATGCGCTGCCACGCCGCGATACCGGGGGTGGACCCGGACGAGTACCGCGAGTTCTCGCGCGACGAGCTGGAGACGGCCGTGCTCACGGCGCTCTTCGGTCGCGACGAGCGCCGCCGTGCCAACGCATCCCGTTGGGCCGACCTGGCGCGCGGCGTGAAGGACCTTGCCCTGGCGGATGCCTCGCCCGAGGCGATCGCCGAGACCGTGGAGCGCGCCGCGTGCGGGCTGCGGGCCGCGCACACGGCGGCGGCCGCGGAGCAGGCGCCGTGCTGA